The sequence ATCTTGAGCCGTCTAAAATACATGCATGCGAATCAGAATCATAAACAATAACATCATTTCTGTCAACTAATGAATCAATAATCGAAACCATTCCTTGATAACCGTAATTTAAAAGGTAGCCACTTTCTTTACTTACAAAATCAGCCAATTGTTGCTCAAGCTTTTCATGATATTTGGTCTCTCCTGTCATCATTCTTGCACCCATAGGATATGCCAAGCCCCATTTTGCAGCTGCTTCGGCATCTGTTTTTCTGATTTCAGGAAGATTTGCTAAACCAAGATAATTATTAACACTCCAAGTAATGACTTTTTTTCCTTGAAAGGTCATAACAGGCCCAATTTCCCCTTCTAATTTTGGAAATGTCATATAACCGTGAACTAAATTTTGATATTTCCCAAGATCAGTTTTAGAAGTGTCTAACTTTTTAAAAATATCCATGATTCTGATTTTAATTATTAATATATTTGTGTTAAGAATTTGCAAATATATAAAAAACTTTTCTCTAAATTAAATGATATTCCGGAAGTTAATTTTTACTTCAAAATGTAAATTAGTATCTTTGTGCCTTATTTTATTAAAAAATTGATGAAACATTTAATTAGCGGAATTCAACAAATAGGAATAGGTGTAATAAACCTGCAAGAAGCTGAAAAATGGTATAGAGAAAATCTGGGTTTTGATATTCATATAGTAAATGATAACGGAACTGCTGAAAAGATGTTAAGATATACCGGCGGAGAACCGCAAAACAGACATGCAATTATTACTTTAAATTTGCAGGGAGGAGGGGCACTGGAAGTTTGGCAATACAAAACCAGAGAACCGCAATTTGCAAAATTTGAAATACAAGCCGGAGATATTGGTATTTATGTAACAAAAATAAAAAGTAACAAGATTGAAGAAACCTATGATGTCTTTAAAGAAAAAGATATAAAACTTTTATCAGAAATTGAAGAAGACCCTGCAGGTAACATACATTTCTTTTTTGAAGATATGTATGGTAACGTTTTTCAAGTTGTAAACGAGAACTCAATTTTTACAGGAACTAATGCCTTAAACGGAGGTGTTTTCGGTGCTCTAATTGGTGTAAATGATATTGAAAAATCTGTAAAATTTTATTCTGAAATACTGGGATATGATGTTATAGAATATCAAAAAACTGCTGTTTTTGAAGACTTTAAAGGTTTAAAAAGAGGCGATCACAAATTTGACAGAGTATTATTATCTCACAGTAAACCGCGACAAGGTGCATTAAGTAAGATGCTCGGCAAAAGTCAAATAGAATTGATAAAGATTCATGATGTCAAACCTAAAAAGATATTTGAAAACAGGTATTGGGGAGATCCGGGGTTTATTCAAATTTGTTTTGATGTTCGAAATATGAAAGCTTTGAAAGAACACTGTGAAAAATTCGGACATTCGTTTACTGTTGACAGTAATCCTGATATATATAAATCCGGCGGTAAGATATTTGATATGGGTGATGCAACAGGCCATTTTACATATATTGAAGATCCTGACGGAACATTAATTGAGTTTGTTGAAACGTATAAAATTTCTGTTATTAAAAAATTCGGATGGAATCTTAATTTGATGAAAAGAAAACCCGAAAAAGCATTACCGAATTTTATGTTGAAAACTTTAGCTTGGAACAGAGTGAAATAGGTTTGTTATTATGGTAAATCAATTAACAAAAGAATTAGAAGACAGATCAATAATTGATCAATTAAAAATCTTAGCCGAAAAGTTCAAAAACAAAATAGCTTTTTCTACAAGTTTTGGTCTTGGGGATCAGG is a genomic window of Bacteroidales bacterium containing:
- a CDS encoding VOC family protein produces the protein MKHLISGIQQIGIGVINLQEAEKWYRENLGFDIHIVNDNGTAEKMLRYTGGEPQNRHAIITLNLQGGGALEVWQYKTREPQFAKFEIQAGDIGIYVTKIKSNKIEETYDVFKEKDIKLLSEIEEDPAGNIHFFFEDMYGNVFQVVNENSIFTGTNALNGGVFGALIGVNDIEKSVKFYSEILGYDVIEYQKTAVFEDFKGLKRGDHKFDRVLLSHSKPRQGALSKMLGKSQIELIKIHDVKPKKIFENRYWGDPGFIQICFDVRNMKALKEHCEKFGHSFTVDSNPDIYKSGGKIFDMGDATGHFTYIEDPDGTLIEFVETYKISVIKKFGWNLNLMKRKPEKALPNFMLKTLAWNRVK